The genomic segment CGTGTCTCGAGGTCGGTACCCTCAACAATACAGCCGCCAGGGAAGCGGAACACGCCAGGATGCATGTCGTTCAGTGCCTGTGCCAGGTCCTGACGCATGCCGTTCTCGCGACCCTTCCATGTCTTGACAGGGAAGAGCGAAACATGCTCCACATCAGTGGTAGCCTTACTGTCGCCCCACACACGCAGGTGTGCCTTGTCGAAGGTGCGTCTTGGTTTGATGATAGTGGTGTATTTCTTCCATTCCTTGCCGCTTACGTCCACGCTGGTGTTGCCCAACTTCTGGTCGTCGCCCATGGTAGCGTTGTCCACCAGGTCGATCCACAGCTTGGCCTTGCCGCCATCGGGCACACGGGCCCATACTGAGAAACGATATTCCTCGCCACCCTTCACACCGATGCCAAAGAAACCCTGGTTCTCGATCATCGTGTGCTTGTCGCCATGGCCGGCAGGAGCCATGCGCACATAGTGGGGGTTCTTATCGAAAGGACCATCGTTCTTCAGTGAAACCTTGCCCGAGATGTCCCATCCTGCAAAGGCGTTGGGGAATTCAAACGAACGGTTCATGATAAGTTCTGCATAGAGACCACCGTCGGCAGCATAGTTGATATCCTCAAAGAAGATACCATACATGGTCGACTGAACTGGTGCTCCAAGTTTCTTGGCGTTCACGTTCATCACATGCTGTGCCTGAGCAGAGAGTGAAGCGGCGAAAGCCAGTGAAAGAGAGATGAGTTTTAAGTTCATGTCTTGTAGTGTTTTAAGTGATTGCTTATTTCTGTCTGTGCAAAATTAGTTAAAAGTTTGAAAAATACAAAGGTTTTTCGGATAAAAGTATTACTTTTGTAACTTATTAACTAACGAACTAATATTTTGGCACATGAAAAGATTGTTAATCGCTGAAGACAATGACAGCAACTACATCCTGATGACCTACATCCTGAAGAATCATTATGAGTTTGAAAGAGCCTGTAATGGCAAGGAGGCTGTGGAGTTGGCTCAGAAGGGTGGCTTCGATCTGGTGCTGATGGATATCAAGATGCCTGTGATGGATGGTTTGGAAGCAACAGCCAAGCTGAAGGAACTGATGCCCGACCTGCCTGTTATCGCCCTGACGGCAAATGCTTTCGAGAGTGATCGCCAGTTGGCGTTCGATGCCGGTTGCGTGGATTTCCTCACGAAGCCCATAAGTAGTCAGTTGTGTCTGAGCACCATTGCTAAATATGTAGGCGAATAGGTTGGCCTATACCCCAACAGAATATCCTATTCATATCTATTTTGGATTTTTTTTGGTTTAAAATCCATATAAATGTGGATTGCAGGGTTCAGCAAATCATTGTACCTTTGCACCTGAAATCCAAGTCATAGAGATATGAATAGGATATTATTATTTTAAAAATAGACCAGCACAGACTACAGAACATATAACCGCATTTTTTTGATTGTAAATGACAGAAAAAGCCCGCAGCAATGCGGGTTTTTCGCATTTATGAGACGAATAGAAAAACACATGCGACAGTTAAAAAACGGGTAGCAACGAATAGAAAAGTCGTTCGGACGTAGCATAAAATGCATCACTATTATTATTATTAACTTTGCATCGCATTTTTTAATGATGCGCAAAGAAAAGAAAAAAATCTCAATAATTCCAAAAATTCAAACGTATGAAAACCGAAAGACAAATCCTAAAACGGAGTCGACGCTGGTTGCTGGTGGCCGGGTGGTTGCTGGCATGTGGTGGCGGCTTGATGTCTTGTTCGGACTACGACTTGGATGAAACGACTCCCGATGGATGGGGAGCCAGCATCTATAGTTGGCTGGACGAACAGGGGAACTACACCAACACGGTACGTCTGATTGATGAACTGGGCTTTCGTGAGGTGCTGGCTAAGACAGGCTCTCGAACACTCTTCGTGGCCGACGACGCAGCCTACGACCGGTTCTTTAAGAACAACTCGTGGGGCGTGAAGCGTTATGCTGACCTGACAGTATCACAAAAGAAACTGCTGCTCTTTGGCAGTATGATGAACAACTCGATGCAGCTGAACAGTCTGCCCAGCGTGGAAGGCAATCCACCCAGAGAAGGTGAGTGTATGCGTCGCTATTCGTCGAGTTCTACCTACGACTCGGTGGCTGTGCTGACGGCCTCTCAGATGCCCGACAACCGCTATTGGAAACCCTATCGCGAGGCCGACAAGCCCATGGTCTGCATGACGGACAACTCGCAGGTGCCTCTGGTGCAGTTCATCGAGAAGCAGCTCACCAACAAGCACATCACCAATGCCGACTATGACTTTATCAACAACTATACCACCACCCGTAAGGCTGGTGATGCCAGCATCAATGGTGTGTCGGTGGACGAGCCGAACATCAAGTGCTCGAATGGTTTTATTCATAAGATGGCCGAGGTAATCACCCCATTGCCCAACATGGCCGAGCTGATTCGCAGTAAGCAGAACGTCAGCATGTGGAACAGTCTGCTGGAGCGTTTCTGTGCCCCCTTCCCCTTGGACAAGGAGGTGACACGACAGTACAACTATCTGTATGACGCCAATGTGGACACGGTGTTCCAGAAGCGTTTCTTCTCAGAGAAGTCGCAGGGCGGCAAGGCTGTCAACTCAGCCCCAAACAACGGTTCAGTGAGTGGACTGCTGAAGTTCGACCCTGAGTGGAACGACTATTATACAGGTTTGAACGACCAGGAAGGAAATATTGCCATGCAGCGCGATATGGCTGTGATGATGGTGCCTTCCGACAAAGTCCTGACAGACTATTGGAACAATGGTGCTGGTAAGGTGCTGCGCGACTATTATGGCAAGTTGGAGAACGTGCCCAACGACGTGATTAACGAGTTGATTAACGTGAACATGCTGGGTTCGTTTGTTAACTCCGTACCTTCTAAGTTCTCGGGCATCCTGAACGATGCCAACGACCCCATGGGTGTGAAGGTGGAGGATATCGACTCTGTGTGGCTGGCTTGTAACGGTGCTGTCTACCTGACTAATAAGGTATATACGCCGACTGCCTTTGTCAGTGTGTCTTATCCTGTAATTATCAACGAGACGATGAACATCATCAAGTGGGCCATCGATAAGGATGTGCTGCAATATAAGGTGTATCTGAACTCGCTGAATTCAACCTACAGCTTCTTTATTCCCAGAAACCAGGCTCTGCTTCAGTATATCGACCCATGCTCGTATGGCAAGAACCAGCGTCAGCTGTTGCGCTTCCACTATGACAAGTCGAAGGTGAGAATGGCAGAGCGCGTGTGGGCCAGCGTATGGAACTACGACCCTGAGACGGGTATGGTGGGCGACTCAATTGGCAGAATCACTGATGAGTATACCATTAAGAACCGCCTGAAGGACGTGCTGGAAACCCATATTGTGATTGGTAATGTGGAGGATGGCCATGAGTATTTCCGTACCAAAGGTGGCACAGAGATCCGCGTGAAGAACGCCAAGGCTGGTGCCAATGGCATGACCGTGGAAGGCAGTTATCAGATGAACGAGGGAAAGCCCCTGCACGTGACACAGGTGTACGACCAGACCAAGGGTGGCAACGGCAAAGCCTATATCCTGGACGACGAGCCTATCATGACAACCCGCAAGACCGTGCGCGACGTACTGGCCGAGCATGAGGAGTTCTCAAAGTTCCTGGAACTGATGGATGGCAGTGGACTGTTCGAGAGCGTCCACAACAAGCGCAATGCAACGGCAGGACAGAACGTGTCGGCATTCAACACCTATCATTATACTGTATATGTGCCTTCGAATGCCAGCATTCAGGCGCTGCAGGATGCCAAGAAACTGCCTACCTGGGACCAGGTGGAGGCTTATGAGAATGCAGGCAACCTGTCGGCCAAGACACGCGACTCGCTGAAGATTGTGAACTTTGTGAAGTATCATATTCAGGATAATGCCCTCTTTATTGGTGCCGAGAAAGACAGTGCCGACTTCGAGACGGCTGTGATTGACCCCTCTACAGAGCGCTTCTATCGTTTGACAGCCAACCTGACGGACGATGGTATCACCATTGTGGACCAGGCTTGCAAGAAGGATCCTAACCACAAGCGCCAGCCGGTGAAGGTGGTGACAACGAATCCTCGTCTGTATAACCTGATGGCACGTGAGTATCAGTATGACACTGCTGATGCGAAGAAAGCAAATAATATCGAGACGAGCTCATCGGCTGTTATTCACCTGATTGACAAGCCGTTGCTGCTGGATATCTCTCAATCTGTGGATGATTAGGAAATTAAAAAATAAAAACGCTACAGTTATGAAACGATTAGGTATTATTATATTTTCATTTTTTAGTTTCCTGATGACTGCTCATGCCCAGAAAGCGGGTGATGTGATTAGTGGAACGGTGACAGACGACTTCGGTCCTGTGATGAGAGCGAACGTGGTGGAGCTCGATGCGTCGAATCGTATCGTGGCCGCTGCCGTGACTGATATGAGTGGAAACTTCTCTTTCCGACTGAAGAACCCTAAGGATAAGCTGAGTATCTCGTATGTAGGTTATAAAAAGGTGATGCTGCCTTTCAACAAGACACATTTTAATATTCACCTGCAGGACGATACGATGATCGACGATGTGGTTATCACACAGAAGAAACGTACACATGGTTCAGGACTTTCTATTCCTGTCGACGAGATCTCTACCTCTCAGCAGAGCATCAGCATGTCAGAGTTTGAGGGTCTCTCAATGACCACGGTCGACGAGGCCCTGCAAGGACGTATCGCCGGTTTGGATATCGTGGCTGGCGGTGACCTGGGTAAGGGCACATCCATGCGCCTGCGTGGTATCTCAACCATCACTGGTAACAGTGAGCCGCTGATTGTGGTCGACGGTAATGTGTGGGAAACCAATATCAACGACGATGTGTCGACCATGAACGAGGAGAAGTTTGCTGAGTTGCTGAACGTGAACCCTGAGGATATCGAGAGTATCTCGGTGCTGAAGGATGCTGCTGCAACAGCCATCTGGGGTTCGCAGGGCTCGAATGGTGTGATCGAGATTAAGACCAAGCGTGGCTCTCGTGGTGCTACGCGTGTAAGCTATAGCTTCCGACTGACGGGTACCTATCAGCCCAACGGCTATAAGATGCTGAATGGTGACGAGTATACCATGATGCTGAAAGAAGAGTATTTCAATCCCCGTATGAGTGATGAGGCCAGTAACATCCAGGAGATTAACTATGATCCCTCGTTCTCGGAATACGAGATGTATAACAACAATACCGACTGGCTGAAGGAGGTGAAGCAGGTGGGATGGCGCCAGAACCACTACCTCTCACTGACGGGTGGTGGCGACAAGGCTCACTTCCGTATTGGTGCTGGTTACGACCACGAGACGGGTTCTATCATTGAACAGCAGTTGGACCGTTTTACCTCGCGTGTGAACCTGGACTATTTCGTGTCTGACCGTATCAAGATCGAGACCAACATCGCGCTGACGTATACGAAGAACAAGCGCAACAACGGTGACCTGCTGTCTATTGCCTATAATCGCATGCCTAACCTCTCTATCTATGAGCAGGATAAGTATGGCAACGACCTGGACGACTACTACAGCATGCTGCCCACGGCTCACTCGGAGTTGCGACGCGACCAGCTGAACCTGAAGAACCCTGTGGCCTTGGCTTATGAGGCTAAGAACGATGGAACGAGCTATAACATCGCCCCTGAGTTTAAGTTGCGCTACAACCTGCTGAGTCTGGACGATAACGAGACACGCCTTAACTATGAGGGTAAGGTGGTGTTTAACATCTTTAATAGCTATGACGAGACGTTCATGCCTTTGTCGCTGAGTACCAAGGGATGGAATGATGCTGGCTCGAACAACGAGACGTCGTCGGCCAACAGAGCTACTTCGGCTTCGTCGAAGACCTTGGGTGTGACCATGACGCATACGCTGACCTTTACGCCTGCATTCAGAAACCAAGACCATGCCATGACGATGCTGCTCCGTGCGCAGTCTACCAGTGGAAACTCTACTAACCAGAACACGGGTCTGTGGGGACTGCCCAGCGGTTCTACCCAGAGCACCTCGGCCGAGGGTATCATCGATAACATGACAACAGGTAGCGGACAGTGGCGTAGTGTTTACTTCACCTATTCTGCACACTATGCCTATAAGGGACGTTATATGGCCGACTTCACCGTTCGTCGCGACGGTAGTACGAAGTTTGGCGAGGACGAGCGCTGGGGTAACTTCCCTTCGTTCTCTCTCCGCTGGAACGTTGGTAAGGAGGAATGGTTCAAGAATGCTCTGCCTTTCGTCTCTATGCTGTCTGTTCGTCCAGGCTGGGGTATCAGTGGACGTCAGCCTGACTCTGAGGGACTGTTCTATAGTAAATATAACGATGGTGCCGGCTATCTGGGTGTAGGTAGTGTGGCTCCGCAGAATATTCAGATGAAGAAGCTGAAGTGGGAGCAGAAAGAGACCTATAACCTGGGTACTGACTTCGGATTCTTCGACGATCGCATCACGGGTAATGTGGAGTTGTACTGGCAGTACACCAGCGACCTGCTGATGAAGGACCGTGGTCTGCCTACCTCTTCTGGCTTCTCGAAGTATAACATCCAGAACGTGGGCGACATGAAGAACATTGGTTGGGAGTTCAACCTGAATGGTAACCGTATTATCAAGGCAGGTAAGTTCTCGGCCGACTTCAACGTGACGTTTGCCAACAATAAGAACGAGATTACCGCTATGGATGAGACCTGTCTGGCCAGCCTGAACAAGGAGTATGTGGCCTCGGGCAACAACGGTGGTAACAATGCGCCTTATCTGACGCGTGTGGAACTGAATGCTGCTTTCGGTAGTATCTATGGCTTCCGCTATAAGGGTGTCTATCAGTACAGCGACTATAGTGCTGTAGAGGTGCCTGGCGTGAGCGGACCTAATGCGCCTGTGGCTCGCGATAAGGACGGTAACGTGATTCTTGACGAGAACAACATGACCAAGCCGATGATGTACTTCCCTGGCTCGGTGAGCTATCAGTTCCGTGGTGGCGATGCCATCTATGAGGATGTGAACAGTGATGGTCAGATTAACGAACTCGATATCGTTTACCTGGGTTCTTCACTGCCTAAGTTTACTGGTGGCTTCGGTTTTAAGCTGAGCTATGGACGCCTGTCTTGGAACAACCAGTTCAACTTCCGTTATGGAAACAAGATTATCAACCAGTCGCGTCGTAATGTAGAGAAGATGTATAACAACAACAACCAGAGTCGTGCCGTGAACTGGCGCTGGCGTGTTGAGGGCGACATCACCTCTATTCCTCGTGCACTTTATAATGAAGGCTACAATGCCTTGCCTTCTGACCGATTTGTTGAGGACGGCTCGTTTATCCGTCTGAACTACTCACAGATCAGTTACTCTTTTGAACAGAAGGTCATCAAGAAGTGGGGACTGAACCAGTTGAGCCTGTATGTGTCGGCTAACAACCTCTTCTGTCTGACCAAGTACTCTGGCTCTGACCCTGAGGTGAACTATAGCGGTATAAGCGGTACGGCTACTGATAATGCCCAGACACCGCGTGCTAAGTCGTTTACTGCTGGTGTGACTATTCAATTCTAATAAAAAAGGTAAAAACAGAAAAGACATATGGAAAAGACAATATATAATAAGGTCCAAAAGGTGGTGAAAGGAGTATTGCCCCTGAGCCTTCTTACCTTTTTACCTTTGTTGAACTCCTGCAACGACTTCCTGGACCTCAAGCCTCAGAATGAGGTGGTGCTCGAGAACTTCTGGAAGGAGAAAGCCGATGCTGCCAGCGTGCTGACGAGCTGCTATGAGTCGCTCGAGAGCAACGACGCCCTGAACCGCATGCTGGTGTGGGGTGAGCTGCGCAGTGATAATATGAAGGCCGGTGCCAGTACGCCGAACGATCTTAGCGAGATTCTGAAGGAGAGTCTGCTGCCTTCTAATCCCTATTGTAACTGGGGAAAGTTCTATGAGTGCATCAACCGCTGTAATACGGTGTGTTACTATGCACCGCAGTTGCAGAAGATTGATCCTAACTATACGGAGGCCGAGATGAAGGCTAATGTGGCAGAGGCAACAACCCTTCGTGCACTGGCTTATTTCTATCTGATTCGTACGTTCCGCGACGTGCCTTACTGTACTGTTCCCAGTATTGATGATAGGCAGAACTATGTGCTGCCTGCCACCAAATTTGATGTGGTGCTCGACACACTGATTACCGACCTGGAGAGTATCAAGGGTGATGCCGTTCGTCGTTATTTCGTGGACGAGAGTCCCAGCGCTTGGCAGAACTCTTGTAAGATTACGCGTTGGGCCGTTTATGCCCTGCTGGCCGACCTCTATCTGTGGAAGGGCGAGTGGGACAATGCTATCAAGTATTGTGACTTGGTTATCGACTACAAGCGTCAGCAGTATAATGATATGCTACAGCTCTATGGCAATGTGAATAATATCGACCTGATTGACAGTATTCCGATGATCCTGGAAAAGCCTGTGGGAATGACAACCTGCGGTAATGCCTATAACGAGATCTTTGGCGAGGGTAACTCTTTTGAGAGCATCTTTGAGCTTTCTTTCAAGTCGCCCCAGTCAACAAAGAACGACATGGTGAGCAAGTTCTTTGGCAACCAGCGTGAGCCGCAAGGAAACCTGAGTGCCAGCGACCTGCTGTTCAAGGATGTGGCACAGGGCAGCAACACGCTGTTTAAGAAAACCGATGGCCGTGCCTATGAGGGCGGCGAGTTGTCGGGCTCACGCTACACCATCTGTAAGTATGTCAGAACAAATGTGTCGTACAGAACAAACCCTGTACCCAGCACTGAGAAGGACCTGGCACTTTCCAAGACCCTCCGCTCAGAGTCTGAGGCTTATGCCAACTGGATTATCTATCGTCTGAGTGATATGTTGCTGATCAAGGCTGAGGCTTTGATAGAGCGCGGTCAGGGTGATGACTTCGACAAGGCTTTTGCTTTGATTGACATTGTGAACAAGCGCGCCAATGATGCTGTTGGCGGTACGCGTAGCAGTACGCTGAAGAAGACCGACTATATCGACTCGAAAGCTGCTATGGAGGATCTGCTCATCGCAGAACGTCAGCGTGAGTTCCTGTTTGAGGGTAAGCGCTGGTATGACCTGGTTCGACTGGCACGTCGTGACGGTAAGAATACGCGTTTGGTGAACCTGGTGACACGTAAGTATCAGGAGAATGTCAATGCGCTGAAGATTAAGTTGGCCGATCCCAACATCATCTATTTCCCCTATGCTAAGAGTGAGCTGAAGGTGAATCCGCTTCTGAAGCAGAACCCTGCCTTCCTGACTGGCGAGGATACGGAGTTGACAAAGTAATGGATTTTGGATTTAAGAGTATAGAACAATGATAACCAATAGCATAAAACATTTCCTCATGGCAGGCCTGCTGTTCTGCGGCTTTGCCACGGTCATCACATCGTGTGTTGACAACGACGATAATGTTCCTGAGAACTATTACTCGTCAACGAAGCTGACGGCCGCCCAGTTCCTGGAGGAGCGTCCTGAGCAGTTCAGCGAGTTTATCGCCCTGCTGAAACGTACGCCTTACTTCTCGATGCTGTCAACCTATGGTACATACAGCTCGGCTGGTTTGCTGAAGTATACAGTGTTCGCACCTACCAACGATGGTGTGGACAACTATCTGAAGCGTATGGGCTATGCCAGCATCTATGATATCCCTGCAGCCACCTGTGACACGCTGGTTCGCACGCATATTATTAAGAAAGGTGCTTTCTTTACCACGGATGTTAGCGAGGGTGCACTGCCTGAGTTGAACATGGATGATTCTTATATTGTCTTGTCAAGTGATTCTGACGTGAACAACAATAATAAGATTATCTATTATATCAATAAGAATTCTCGTATCATTGAGCGCGATGACTCTGTGACCAATGGTGTGGTGCATGTGTTGGACAACACCATCTCGTCGAGCAGTCTGATGCTGCCCGACAAGATTGCGGAGGACTCTATTCTCACCTTGTTCTCGCAGGCCCTGAAGATGACGGGTATGTGTGATTCTCTGATGAAGAACATGGATGAGACCTATTACTGTGGTGAGGATTCTGTGAATACGGGTACGATGGAGCGCTGTACCAGTGGTAGTCAGCAGTACACCCGCACCTTCTGGGTGGGTAAGCGCTACTTTAAGTATACAGCTTTTGTTGAGCCCGACTCGGTGTTCCACAGACATGGTATCTATACCATCGAGGATTTGCAGAAATATGCCAAGAAGGTATATGATGAGACTTATCCGGAGGATGCTGGTCTTTACGACAATGACCCTCATCACCGTAAGAACCCGCTTAACCGTTTTGTGAGCTATCACCTGCTGAACCGTGTGGGACAGTACAACAGCTGGGTGGTGTCTGGTACTATCCGTGAGCGCTGTCTCGACACCAAGCTGATTGACCCTGAGGAGTATTACGAGACCATGTGTCCAGGCACCATCGTACGTTTCGCTGGTCCTGCCTCTGGCCTGTATATCAACCGTCGTGGTGTGGGTGAGAGAAAGGATCGCGGCTTCTTTGTTCGTGGCGTTAAGGTACTTTCTCCCTCGGAATCTGGCTCTGTTGACCAGAATGCCATCAATGGCGTTTATCACTATCTGGATGATATCCTGGCTTATACGCCTGAGGTTCGTGATGTGGTGCTGAACCGCCGTATTCGTATTGATGCCACAGTGCTGAGTCCTGATTTTATGAACTGTAATGGTCGTGGCCGTTACGGCGAGGATATCCTGACAGGATTTAAGAATGGTTATATTTCCGACTGGGTGACAAGTAAGGAGACGTTTGTAGGTGTACATAGCGATGTGGATTACTGGCACTCTTATCAGGCTAATGCCGTCTGCGTCAGTGGTCTGTTCGACGTAACCTTTAAGTTGCCTCCCGTTCCATCGGGCACCTACGAGATCCGCCTGGGTTATACGCCTGGTGATGAGCGTGGTGTGGTTCAGGTGTATCTGGAGAATGAGCCATGCGGTATTCCCATTGACCTGCGTGTCTATGGCGGTGATCCCAGCATTGGTGCTGTTCCTGATACGGATGATGAGGAAGAGAATATGGCTAATGACAAGGCCATGCATAACCGTGGCTATATGAAGTCGACTGATGTGTGGCATCCAGGCGGCGGTGATGACTCTATGCGTACGCTGAGTCCGCTGCGTCGTATCCTGACCACCAAGACATTGAGTGCAGACAAGACCTATCACTTGCGTTTCCGTCAGTGTCTTGACGACAACACGCGTTACTGGTCGTTCGACTATATTGAACTGTGTCCTAAGAGCGTCTATGGAAGTCCTGAGGGCGAGGATACACATTAATTAAATATAGATCAAAGAAATTTAATCGTTATGAAGACTATAAATATAAAGCATTATCTCGTGGCCGCTGCACTGTGCTGTGGTGTGGCAACAGCCCTCACTGCTTGTGCAGAGTGGGACGACCATTACGATGGCGGCGCGAGTACGGGTAGTGACCTCACCCTTTGGCAGCAGTTGCAGGGTCGTCAGGAGCTGAGTGAGTTCTGTAAGCTGCTGGAGCAGACGAAGGTGTTCCGTATGCACAAGAAGACTGTTGTTAGCTATGCTGACCTCCTTAATGGTGGACAGTCTTTCACCGTTGTGGCTCCAGTGAACGGCTCGTTCAACTGTGACTCCCTGTTAAAGCTGGCTGAGACAAACCAGGGCGACTCTGTTGTCGAGAAGTCGTTCGTGCTGAATCATATATCACGCTCAACAACGTCTTTGAGAAGCGATGAGCAGACCATGCTGCTGCTCAACTCAAAGTATGTGACGCTGGGTGGCGATGCCATCCAGGGCGTGACGGTGAAGGAAGCTAATGTGCATGCCAGAAATGGTGTGATACATGTTGCAGCAAAGCCGCTTCCCTATCAGATTAACCTGTATGAGGCGCTGTGCGACCTGCCAGAGATGACTGGCGTGGGAAGTGTTCTTCGTCAATACGAGCAGGATTATTTCGATGCTGATGCTTCGGTGTCGAGTGGCATCGTGGAAGGTGTTCCCGTATATGTTGACTCGGTGGTGTACGAGTATAACCGTATGTTAGAGAGAATTGGTCTGATTGATGCGGAAGACTCTCTTTACTGGGTGGTGGCTCCAAACACCGAGGGATGGCAGAAGGCCTGGAACGAGGCTTCAAAGTATTTCGTGTATGACTCGTCAGTGCTGAAGAACGACTCTATTCAGCAGTATTGGACGACCCATGCGCTGATGTCGGATGCGATCTTTAACCTGAGAGATCAGCGTTCAACAGAGGATTCGCTTGTCTCTGTTCCTTACCTCAGCTGGCGCCGACAGCTCTATGTTCCAGGCAAGCCCATCAGTCATGTGTTCCATAAGACTTTTGCTGAGGGCGGCATTCTGAATGGCGCCGAGAAGATTAGCTGCAGTAATGGTGTGCTTTATAAGGTTGACGAGTGGCCATTCACACCTGAGCAGACCTACCTTCAGCCTATTTGGACGGAGGGCGAGAGGGTAGACCTTATCACGGAGTATAATGATAAGC from the Prevotella sp. E15-22 genome contains:
- a CDS encoding response regulator, whose translation is MKRLLIAEDNDSNYILMTYILKNHYEFERACNGKEAVELAQKGGFDLVLMDIKMPVMDGLEATAKLKELMPDLPVIALTANAFESDRQLAFDAGCVDFLTKPISSQLCLSTIAKYVGE
- a CDS encoding SusC/RagA family TonB-linked outer membrane protein is translated as MKRLGIIIFSFFSFLMTAHAQKAGDVISGTVTDDFGPVMRANVVELDASNRIVAAAVTDMSGNFSFRLKNPKDKLSISYVGYKKVMLPFNKTHFNIHLQDDTMIDDVVITQKKRTHGSGLSIPVDEISTSQQSISMSEFEGLSMTTVDEALQGRIAGLDIVAGGDLGKGTSMRLRGISTITGNSEPLIVVDGNVWETNINDDVSTMNEEKFAELLNVNPEDIESISVLKDAAATAIWGSQGSNGVIEIKTKRGSRGATRVSYSFRLTGTYQPNGYKMLNGDEYTMMLKEEYFNPRMSDEASNIQEINYDPSFSEYEMYNNNTDWLKEVKQVGWRQNHYLSLTGGGDKAHFRIGAGYDHETGSIIEQQLDRFTSRVNLDYFVSDRIKIETNIALTYTKNKRNNGDLLSIAYNRMPNLSIYEQDKYGNDLDDYYSMLPTAHSELRRDQLNLKNPVALAYEAKNDGTSYNIAPEFKLRYNLLSLDDNETRLNYEGKVVFNIFNSYDETFMPLSLSTKGWNDAGSNNETSSANRATSASSKTLGVTMTHTLTFTPAFRNQDHAMTMLLRAQSTSGNSTNQNTGLWGLPSGSTQSTSAEGIIDNMTTGSGQWRSVYFTYSAHYAYKGRYMADFTVRRDGSTKFGEDERWGNFPSFSLRWNVGKEEWFKNALPFVSMLSVRPGWGISGRQPDSEGLFYSKYNDGAGYLGVGSVAPQNIQMKKLKWEQKETYNLGTDFGFFDDRITGNVELYWQYTSDLLMKDRGLPTSSGFSKYNIQNVGDMKNIGWEFNLNGNRIIKAGKFSADFNVTFANNKNEITAMDETCLASLNKEYVASGNNGGNNAPYLTRVELNAAFGSIYGFRYKGVYQYSDYSAVEVPGVSGPNAPVARDKDGNVILDENNMTKPMMYFPGSVSYQFRGGDAIYEDVNSDGQINELDIVYLGSSLPKFTGGFGFKLSYGRLSWNNQFNFRYGNKIINQSRRNVEKMYNNNNQSRAVNWRWRVEGDITSIPRALYNEGYNALPSDRFVEDGSFIRLNYSQISYSFEQKVIKKWGLNQLSLYVSANNLFCLTKYSGSDPEVNYSGISGTATDNAQTPRAKSFTAGVTIQF
- a CDS encoding RagB/SusD family nutrient uptake outer membrane protein, yielding MEKTIYNKVQKVVKGVLPLSLLTFLPLLNSCNDFLDLKPQNEVVLENFWKEKADAASVLTSCYESLESNDALNRMLVWGELRSDNMKAGASTPNDLSEILKESLLPSNPYCNWGKFYECINRCNTVCYYAPQLQKIDPNYTEAEMKANVAEATTLRALAYFYLIRTFRDVPYCTVPSIDDRQNYVLPATKFDVVLDTLITDLESIKGDAVRRYFVDESPSAWQNSCKITRWAVYALLADLYLWKGEWDNAIKYCDLVIDYKRQQYNDMLQLYGNVNNIDLIDSIPMILEKPVGMTTCGNAYNEIFGEGNSFESIFELSFKSPQSTKNDMVSKFFGNQREPQGNLSASDLLFKDVAQGSNTLFKKTDGRAYEGGELSGSRYTICKYVRTNVSYRTNPVPSTEKDLALSKTLRSESEAYANWIIYRLSDMLLIKAEALIERGQGDDFDKAFALIDIVNKRANDAVGGTRSSTLKKTDYIDSKAAMEDLLIAERQREFLFEGKRWYDLVRLARRDGKNTRLVNLVTRKYQENVNALKIKLADPNIIYFPYAKSELKVNPLLKQNPAFLTGEDTELTK
- a CDS encoding fasciclin domain-containing protein → MITNSIKHFLMAGLLFCGFATVITSCVDNDDNVPENYYSSTKLTAAQFLEERPEQFSEFIALLKRTPYFSMLSTYGTYSSAGLLKYTVFAPTNDGVDNYLKRMGYASIYDIPAATCDTLVRTHIIKKGAFFTTDVSEGALPELNMDDSYIVLSSDSDVNNNNKIIYYINKNSRIIERDDSVTNGVVHVLDNTISSSSLMLPDKIAEDSILTLFSQALKMTGMCDSLMKNMDETYYCGEDSVNTGTMERCTSGSQQYTRTFWVGKRYFKYTAFVEPDSVFHRHGIYTIEDLQKYAKKVYDETYPEDAGLYDNDPHHRKNPLNRFVSYHLLNRVGQYNSWVVSGTIRERCLDTKLIDPEEYYETMCPGTIVRFAGPASGLYINRRGVGERKDRGFFVRGVKVLSPSESGSVDQNAINGVYHYLDDILAYTPEVRDVVLNRRIRIDATVLSPDFMNCNGRGRYGEDILTGFKNGYISDWVTSKETFVGVHSDVDYWHSYQANAVCVSGLFDVTFKLPPVPSGTYEIRLGYTPGDERGVVQVYLENEPCGIPIDLRVYGGDPSIGAVPDTDDEEENMANDKAMHNRGYMKSTDVWHPGGGDDSMRTLSPLRRILTTKTLSADKTYHLRFRQCLDDNTRYWSFDYIELCPKSVYGSPEGEDTH
- a CDS encoding fasciclin domain-containing protein; this translates as MKTINIKHYLVAAALCCGVATALTACAEWDDHYDGGASTGSDLTLWQQLQGRQELSEFCKLLEQTKVFRMHKKTVVSYADLLNGGQSFTVVAPVNGSFNCDSLLKLAETNQGDSVVEKSFVLNHISRSTTSLRSDEQTMLLLNSKYVTLGGDAIQGVTVKEANVHARNGVIHVAAKPLPYQINLYEALCDLPEMTGVGSVLRQYEQDYFDADASVSSGIVEGVPVYVDSVVYEYNRMLERIGLIDAEDSLYWVVAPNTEGWQKAWNEASKYFVYDSSVLKNDSIQQYWTTHALMSDAIFNLRDQRSTEDSLVSVPYLSWRRQLYVPGKPISHVFHKTFAEGGILNGAEKISCSNGVLYKVDEWPFTPEQTYLQPIWTEGERVDLITEYNDKLCSYNVRREVGDSISEDSYLQIVPSTSTANWTITFRLNNNLAADYDVCAVLLPKTVSNANDTDLRPCKFRATIKYADATGKMQEFNCNKTTFVSDPEKVDTIVLAENFHFPVCNYDQSAIKATVTLTCYISAKETSRYDREMYLDCIYLRPRISKVE